One Candidatus Nitrosocosmicus arcticus DNA window includes the following coding sequences:
- a CDS encoding LSm family protein — MSVDMAVRVLDESLGRDVLIKLKGGKVIRGNLQGFDQHMNLLLESSVEILEEGKTDEIGNIVVRGDNVVIISPPQFK; from the coding sequence TTGTCAGTAGATATGGCAGTTAGAGTCCTCGATGAAAGCCTCGGCAGGGATGTTTTGATAAAATTGAAGGGTGGCAAGGTTATTAGAGGAAACTTACAGGGTTTTGATCAACATATGAATTTATTATTAGAAAGTTCTGTTGAAATATTAGAAGAAGGAAAGACAGATGAGATTGGAAATATCGTTGTGAGAGGAGATAATGTGGTTATAATTTCTCCCCCTCAGTTCAAATAA
- a CDS encoding 50S ribosomal protein L37e codes for MTKGTTSMGKFTRKKTHIRCRRCGHNSFHKRGKTCAKCGYPDPKLRKYKWIKRRVK; via the coding sequence TTGACAAAAGGAACAACATCTATGGGTAAATTTACCCGCAAGAAGACACATATTAGATGTAGGAGATGCGGACATAATTCATTTCACAAACGTGGCAAAACCTGTGCAAAATGTGGATACCCCGATCCAAAGCTCAGAAAATATAAATGGATAAAAAGACGGGTAAAATAA
- the rpiA gene encoding ribose 5-phosphate isomerase A, with translation MSSPASGSQKNESIDKSFENIAQHIIENHVSDKPLIIGLGSGRAVSKIVNLLPTSIIESCKFICTSLQIKIEAERKKLSVIDESLIPFLDIVIDGADQIDSKFFMIKGGGGALLREKILYYSSKKTIIVGDMSKFVPFFSRSVPLEIHPFGRTATIPFLNKLNGVPIVRTLEKGYPYITENGNLILDVMFNDYSNVLQLDMELKKIPGIIETGFFMRPANVCYCALENNQYKVYENPSNLTRQLS, from the coding sequence ATGTCTTCACCCGCTTCCGGCTCTCAAAAAAATGAATCTATAGATAAAAGCTTTGAAAACATAGCCCAACATATCATTGAAAATCATGTATCCGATAAACCCCTTATTATTGGATTAGGAAGTGGGCGAGCTGTATCTAAAATTGTAAATCTGTTACCAACTTCCATAATAGAAAGTTGTAAATTTATTTGCACCTCATTACAAATAAAAATTGAAGCCGAGAGGAAAAAACTAAGTGTAATAGATGAATCATTGATCCCCTTTTTGGATATTGTAATAGACGGAGCAGATCAAATTGATAGTAAGTTCTTTATGATAAAGGGTGGAGGAGGAGCCTTACTCCGTGAAAAGATCTTATACTACTCGTCTAAAAAAACAATAATTGTGGGAGACATGTCAAAATTTGTGCCATTCTTTTCAAGATCGGTGCCCCTGGAAATACATCCATTTGGGAGAACTGCAACGATCCCTTTTTTGAATAAATTAAATGGTGTACCAATAGTCAGAACTTTGGAGAAGGGCTATCCCTATATAACAGAAAATGGAAATCTTATTTTAGACGTCATGTTTAACGATTATTCTAATGTTCTTCAATTGGATATGGAACTAAAGAAAATACCAGGGATTATTGAGACCGGGTTCTTTATGCGACCTGCAAACGTTTGTTATTGCGCACTTGAGAATAACCAATACAAAGTATATGAAAATCCATCTAATCTAACCAGACAACTTAGCTAG
- a CDS encoding dihydroorotase has translation MINTRNGYNNSNSCDLIIKNSNVVIPKIGVIKTDILIENGKIKELTNSSANVNYSKSINANDKYVLPGLIDPHVHYGVFSPVEVASTTESRSAAVGGVTTIMRMLRVYQSYKDEISKHLEASAKNHFIDYGIHASILNSDQVEDISYLYHSGIHSFKLYMNLGSTDNRILMDMYPYRNLRLPKNAHVSDELCNSVLSKSSTFKNSVVLVHAEDHNTCANLIKEKKIENSKTENRTLDTSAENDKNNPPYPSKDNPLDTWSKCRPTKSEVIAIKKIMNMARKFGSNIYFVHIGSNDALDAILYERQIGGCNAYIETCPHYLTHSVDFNDIRGKVVPPLRSKYDIASLWSAIKNGVIDTIGTDHVANTLSIKLGDNNDIWTALAGFPGVATMLPVLLHYGVNLRQLPILRLAELTSYNTSKIFGMFPKKGTIQKGSDADLVIIDLDLVQKVTPDLLQSSSDYTIYDGIKLQGWPTATISRGKIIMENGVVFPENLGHGEFIG, from the coding sequence TTGATAAATACGAGGAACGGTTATAATAATAGCAATAGCTGTGATCTAATAATAAAGAATTCAAATGTTGTAATACCCAAAATAGGGGTTATTAAAACAGATATACTAATAGAAAATGGAAAAATTAAAGAGCTAACGAATTCGTCAGCTAATGTCAATTATTCAAAATCAATAAATGCAAATGATAAATATGTCTTACCGGGATTAATCGATCCCCACGTACACTACGGAGTATTTTCACCTGTTGAAGTAGCTTCAACAACCGAATCCAGATCTGCTGCTGTTGGTGGGGTTACCACTATCATGCGCATGCTTAGAGTATACCAATCATACAAAGATGAAATATCCAAGCACCTAGAAGCTAGTGCAAAGAACCATTTCATAGACTATGGCATACATGCTTCAATACTGAATTCTGATCAAGTTGAGGATATTTCATATTTGTATCATAGTGGAATACATTCATTCAAACTCTACATGAATCTAGGTTCGACTGATAATAGGATATTAATGGATATGTATCCGTATAGAAATTTGCGTTTACCTAAAAATGCCCATGTTTCAGACGAGCTCTGTAATAGCGTCCTCAGCAAATCTTCTACATTTAAGAACTCTGTTGTTCTAGTGCACGCAGAAGACCACAATACATGTGCGAATCTCATTAAGGAAAAGAAGATAGAAAACTCGAAAACAGAGAACAGGACTTTAGATACGAGTGCAGAAAATGACAAAAATAATCCTCCATACCCTAGCAAGGATAACCCGCTAGACACATGGTCTAAATGCAGACCTACCAAGAGCGAAGTAATCGCTATAAAAAAGATAATGAATATGGCTAGAAAGTTTGGATCCAATATTTACTTTGTTCATATAGGATCTAATGATGCATTGGATGCTATTCTATATGAACGGCAAATTGGAGGATGTAACGCCTATATTGAAACGTGTCCACATTATTTGACGCACTCAGTCGATTTTAACGATATAAGGGGCAAGGTTGTACCACCTTTACGCTCCAAGTATGATATAGCTAGTTTATGGAGTGCTATAAAGAACGGAGTGATCGATACGATAGGAACCGATCATGTCGCAAATACCTTGAGTATAAAGTTAGGGGATAATAATGATATTTGGACCGCACTGGCAGGATTTCCTGGAGTAGCCACTATGCTACCGGTATTACTACATTATGGAGTAAACTTAAGACAGCTGCCAATACTGCGCTTGGCGGAATTGACCAGTTACAACACTTCAAAGATATTTGGAATGTTTCCTAAGAAAGGTACTATACAAAAGGGTTCAGATGCAGATTTGGTCATTATTGATTTAGATTTAGTACAAAAAGTAACCCCAGACCTCTTACAATCTTCCTCAGACTACACAATATATGATGGAATTAAATTGCAAGGCTGGCCCACCGCAACCATATCAAGGGGCAAAATAATTATGGAAAATGGTGTGGTATTTCCTGAAAATCTAGGACATGGCGAATTTATAGGATAA